The following coding sequences are from one Arthrobacter sp. 24S4-2 window:
- a CDS encoding histidine kinase: MQLNQYVTAVQHQLDVAAEAGGPDARELSERLTAALESTVRLVLLEALSDAASEITLELAPASVEVRLRGRDPEFVVTNPPASDFEAVTERSGQPSRSIAAEDLDGASTSRTTLRLPDHLKQQVEQAAGLDGLSVNSWLIRAVADALSGSQSPQRTARRDPGEQNFTGWAR, from the coding sequence TGGACGTGGCCGCCGAAGCCGGCGGACCCGACGCCCGGGAACTCAGCGAACGCCTCACTGCCGCGCTCGAGTCCACCGTCCGGCTGGTCCTCCTGGAGGCTCTTTCCGATGCCGCCAGCGAAATCACCCTGGAGCTGGCACCGGCTTCGGTGGAGGTCCGGCTGCGGGGCCGCGACCCCGAGTTCGTGGTGACCAACCCGCCCGCTTCCGACTTCGAAGCGGTCACCGAGCGGTCGGGCCAGCCGTCCCGTAGCATCGCAGCCGAGGATCTCGACGGCGCCAGTACGTCCCGCACGACGCTCCGGCTTCCTGATCACCTCAAGCAGCAGGTTGAACAGGCCGCAGGCCTCGATGGCCTGTCCGTGAACTCCTGGCTGATCCGGGCTGTGGCCGATGCCCTCAGCGGCAGCCAATCACCGCAACGCACGGCACGTCGGGACCCCGGCGAGCAGAACTTCACAGGATGGGCACGCTAA